The genomic interval gctctttgaaccggctcgttcgtgaccAACACATTACTACTTCTCGCGAGACTTGAAACACTCAACCACATCCCTGACGTCAGCCTGCTAGCTGGAGGACGAGACGCCGCATCTTTGAATGTGACTAAACATGTTTTCATGGATTTAAATATTAACCAGCGGAGGTATTTGCCACCGACTGACTAAAGTCGCTGTCTACGTGTGTCTGTGGTTGTTTCCAGTGCAAGTACTGTACACAGTTAGCTTCAGAGCTAGCTAGAAACGAGCTAACACTGGCTCCGCTTCATTGACTCCCTTGTTTACACGTTAGCTTGAGCTAATGCTAGCTAGCATGACGTCACTGACTGCAGTGCATGTTTACTACCTGTTTTCTTGCAGCTAGCTAGAAGTTTTATGTTAATATACTATGCAAACTGTGTCTCAATGCATTGCTTGTCATCTCTATATATAACTAGCTACAAGATAAAGCCTTGACACCATAGCTGTATTGAGATAGATGTCTATTGGACATGGCCTagctacttcttttttttttatatatatataatatgttaatTGGGtcttttattttcacaaacacaataaggataataaaaaaacaacaacaacaagcaaacactggtacagctcacatcaaaaaatgtatataggaagtcataggaaatagtccatggtgcagggaagtcacaggatatatATGAGTTCATGTTCAAGAGACTCCTTGTGAGATAATGAAGGAGAGATCAGGTCCAATGTAATTCAGACAGGGCTGCCAAATATTGTGGAACTGATCTACTTTGGCATGTAGAATATTTGTGAGATATTCCAAAGGGACCATCTCAAATATCACTTTTCGCAAGCCTTGGAAAGGGTTTCTTATCATTAATCCACTGTAGTAATATATGTTTTCtagcagcaaatgtaagaatgttatATAACCTTTTGTTGGCTGCAGTAGTTGGCGTAGCTACTTAGCATGGCAACATCTCATGGCAGTTCATAGAGGTCAGGGCAGAGGAGTGTACAGTGGTAGCCACATCGTCCCTCATCTGTCTCTGGAGGCCAACCATAGAGTAAGACAGCGCTGTCAATCAATCGTTTGCATTAAAACATCCTTGAAACAAAGGACAATGGAGTGTGTGAGGAGTGCTTTCCACGCTCAGCTGGCCACCGTCATGGACTCACTGCTGGCAGCCGCCGTCTGCGAGATAGCCAAGATCTTCGAGGGCAGCCTGTGTGAACAGCAGGCGGAGCTAGCACAGAAGACAGAGGAGATCTCCGTCCTCCGAGGCAAGCTGGAGAAAGTGGAGAGGAGGCAGAAGGCGAAGGGTGGAGGGAGCGAGGAAGGGGAGATGTCATCAGGAGACTCGAGGCAGCAGACCCTGACAGGATCAGGTAATACATGCTCACATGGTCTTTATTCAAGTCAAGTTCAGAAGAGTTTTTATGATACACTGACCACCTACTCTTTCTTGCACAGGACTGAATGTGGGAAAGGACATGTCTTCTCATTCAGACCCAATGGAAGGACTCAGGCAGAGCCTCAGCGGGCTGAAAGAAGAGGTCAACGGCCAGGATGGAGCTTCTGTAAAACATGAGGTCTGACCCTGTCCTCCATGATTCAAAAGTTGGCTGTCCAATAAAAACTGAAGTAATGAAGCCTTTATGATTTCTGCCCCATGCCTTGCTGTTGGCTTTTCTGCATCTTACAGACCTGTTTTACTTGTTCTCCACAGCGTACTGGATCACGACCTACTCTTGGGTCTGTTGCTGTCCAAGTCCCAGAGGGAAGCCTTGCTGCTGGGGACCAGAGGCCGATGGATGCCCTGACTGCCACACAAGCCAAGGCCAAATGTAAGATGTCACTATATTCTTCTCCCACTATTGACACCTTTTCACTGCTAGAGCAAGATGACCTTGACATCCTTTTGAGTCTAAAGGTATTTTATGATAGGTGGTGAGATCAATTGTCCTTTTATTTCTCTGCAGTGTCTCATTGGGATCAGGGCAGTGGAGACCACAGGTCCCTCCAGGATCAAGCCTCCGCCCCTTTTCTTTCCATCTCCCAGAGCGGACGTTGCTCCCCCAGGCCTGATCCAAGCCTAGCTCAACCAGGGGAGTGGTTACCAGGGTTGGATGCCACCCGAGGTGGGGTTTCCAGTCTGGACAACCTGCAGGCAGAAGGCACCAGCTGCTCCGgtccagccagcagcagcactggCACAGACGCACCCTGCTTCCGACCGGGTTTTGGCTCAGACGAGACCAGCAACGAAGACGACGATAGCTCTTTCCCTTTTCTGGACCAGGAGCCTGAGAACCACAACTCCAATCAGAACTTAGTGCAGGGCCAGGGCGTGGGGCAGAGGGGGGCTCGGCAGGTTCAGCCCCAAGCCCCCTCTGGCGAATCATCATGGAGGCCGAGAGATGACAGGGGTGGGAGAGGCCCCATCAATCACACACGGCGGGTCACAACTTTTGTCAATAGAGACCCTCTCCGACCACAGTCCAACTCACAGTCGCTCACGCTacgacacacaaacactctcagCCATCCTCCAGCTCCTAGCGGAGGTAATGGACGACCTTACACCTGCCCGTACTGTACCAAGTGTTTTACCTACCCCTCCCACCAGCGCAGACACCTTTTACGCCACACAGGAGTCAGACTGCATCCGTGTCAGTTTTGTGACAAGAGCTTCCTCACTCCCTCTGAGCTCACGGTGCACACTCGCACACATACAGGGGAGCGGCCTTTTGGCTGCGCTCAGTGTGGCAAACGTTTTGCCCGCAGCGGGAACTTGAGGGCCCACCAACGGGACGTTCACATGGGGAAGAGGCCCTTTGCTTGCACAGAGTGCGGGAAGAGATTCGCCCACAGGGGGAACCTAAGGGTGCACAATCACAGAGTCCATCAAGGAGATCCCTACTACATGGATGATCAGCAGGAGCCGGACATAGGCCCTAATCCCATttgaaaagatttaaaaaacgATGGCTTTGCACTTTAATTTTGTTtgcaaaataaacttcacaaaCTCGTTGCAGGATGGCCTACTAGGTCCCACCGAAACTTATTTCTGAACACTTAAAGCGAAAGTTTgaaagtatttatttgtttgtttgtgtgtttgttagtaTGTTTTTCAAATTTGATGCAGGGCAACCGTAAGATTAACCACCATCAAATTTTATGATATGTAATTAATACATAGTCAAAGTACATTTCATTGGATTGTCttaatttcattttcaattacaATTCAATGTCAGAATTCTGGGTTTCACTGAAAGGGAGAGCATTGTATTAACTGTGTTGTATATGACTGGATATAATCATCCATGAATAAGAAATAGTATCTATTGTTGTAAAGAAAATAACTTCTCACTACGATGACACTATCTTCCAATAATGTTTCAGTGAAAAGTCACTGAACAGATCTGAGCAATTTTTCACTACTTGAAGTGAAAGGActacaaaataatgtttttcataAAGCCAATGAAGAAAGTCTTGGTATTAGATTTAGACATGTGGCATGCAGAGGTAGGATAGCACGTCTCTTCCTTCAACATTGTGCTTACGTACTGCCCATCTTGTCAATCTTTCATTTTGACGGTGTTATAAAATGGAAACGTGTTATTGCAACAAGTACACAACCGTGCTGTTAAAGAAGAGCTGTGCTTTTATTTCCCATCCTGTTTTTGCAAAgtgaaattaaataatatacTCATGTACAAAGTATTTGTTCTTCTCAGCCAGAAACATGAAGGCATTGTTCAGCACAATCTAATATTGTTGCACCATTCTTTGCCAGACACCAGGGGGCGGAGTCAACATACAAAAGATTTATAGAAATGGCTTTGGACCAAATCGATTTTTGATAAAAGTGTAGCTGTCAGCATGTTTTAACACATGCCCTATATTTGAGATCTTTTCCCCTGATGTATGCACTTGTGTCATCATGCCATCTCTCTTATGGTCACGGTCTATAAGCATGTGCTTACAAGGCAAAATGTGAGTATGCAAGTAATTTTGGTAACCTGCACAAAACCTAATTTCTCTCCTACAGTTTGGcttgtatgtaagtgtgtgaaAAGCTCTGTGCAGTTTTGTCCCTTTATAACAATCTTAACAGTACCAAGACATTTTTACCTCAGTTACTCTTCGTTAAAGGATAGGTTAccatttttttaagtttatcaaaaaacaatatgctcatcCCCTTATGTATGACAAGTCTTAAGTCCCTGCAATTGTTCCTCTACTCCACATCAGCCCTGAAAACATTCCTTACTAATGTGAGTTAATCTAAGTGACGGAGTACAAAATCTATGTTCAGTTTACATGAGTCTTCAGCAGGCTGAGTTAGTCAAATCAAGTGGATATCTACCAAAGTTCCAGTGGGTTTATTATGaaatttaaatgttgtgtttccaCCATAAAGTAGATAGTAACACAAACATTACATTTCAATCTACTTTGGTagatatagggctgcaactaacgattattttcatcgttgattaatctgttgattattttcttaattaatcaaTAAGTTGTCTGGTCTATAATGTGTCAGAAAATTTATTTTACACAGAACGAAGACTGTGGTTTTGTGCCCAATCACTGTACACAAAGACCTACATAAACAAGCCTTGAGCATGTGGCATTTGAGGAGGTTGATGAGACATTTGTCCCTGTCTCACTCACTctccctttcacacacacacactcaactgCTGAGATAGGCTTGGCCGAGCTGTGGCCGTGTATTCCCCGGGCTGCTGAGCCCTTGGTTTGCTCATTGAGTGATTACATTCAGTGACCCCCTCCAGtgacctcccctcccccccaaaGGTcacctgtgtctgtctctcccttTGGGTTTTCTGCACACAGTTATAAAAATGAAACAGTTTAAAAGAATGCACAACCAAAGGCCAGCCCTACATTGGTTGTAGGAATGGGTACATGTCTCGCTTATAGAGTTGTATGGATTTATGGGTCAGATcagggcagtgtgtgtgtgtgtgtgtgtgtgtgtgtgtgtgtgtgtgtgtgtgtgtgtgtgtgtgtgtgtgtgtgaggattgAATCCCCACTAAGTAAAGCTGCAGGCTCTTACAGACCATTAAGTGAATATACTGtgtaaatactgtatttatgtgtggATGAAAGCGTTGGGTCAAATTGTAACCTAAATCTATATGCAGATTTGGGTTTCAAaataggtgtgtgtttgtgtgtgtgtgtgtgtgtgtgtgtgtgtgtgcgcgtgtattCATAGGCAGGGGTCACATAGGCTTTgcagtgttttctgtttgtgtatttgGTCATTTGTAATCTCCTTTCTGCTCTAAGCAGCTTTTCCCcgggggaggagagaggcaaCAAATGAACAGTTGATCAGGCTGGAAGGACTATACACTACGGGTACATTTATGTAATAAAAGGTACGTTGTATGTAGATATTTTATAGATATACCCACTCAAAATAATGTGTCTGGTGGTTTACACATGTTTTACCTTCTGGCACTGTAAAACCAGATGAAAGTATAACGGCTCCACAGTGATTTGATTTATAAATTTGtcctttctgtttgttttcacaGCTGGTATGTAATAATAACTGTGTCCATGTCAGGTATCCATGTCCCAGTCAGTGTTTATCACCAGGCCACGGTGTTATCATTCTGTTTTCCAGCAGGGATCAGGCTATAATGTGCTCTTTACCTTTTATGTCACCAtgtttcagtttatttctttTGCCCCCGAGGCTGCTGCTTTAattcaccagaaaaaaaaacacactttcaacCTCCTGCCATCTCCTCGCCCTCGGCCCAAAGAGTCATTCCATCACCAACCCGTAATCCTCCAGGAGTAAAATTACCCCCCCCTGACACCCCAGTTACAGCACCCTCCTCCCCAAACATGTCCTACAGACGtaaaaagagaggaaatatTTGCCCCTACTCAGCTGGAGATGCAAGGAATCAGTCAAATTACACTCGTGgatattgtgtgtgtttatttgtatgtgCGTACACCTCCCTTGTCTTTATCTTTTCCTTTTCCCAGCATGCTTAAGTGTggtttttcatgcattttatgGTTGTATTTACGTGTGTACACTTACCtgcttttttctgtgtgtgtgtgtgtgtgtgtgtgtgtgtgtgtgtgtgtgcgtgtgtgtgtgtcggggctATAAGGGGTTTAGCGTCGCCCCAAGGCTGCTCATAATCTACCCAGTCCCACCACTCCCCAGGGGCTGCGGTTTCATACGGGTTGCCATTACTGTAGTGAAACCCCCCTTTAGGGGATTACAGTGCTGTCTCCCGCTCAAGGCCCTGCGTTGATCCATCGTCTGCTGACTGTATTTAAGCACTCGCTTAATGTGCTAATAGTGTTAGACTGGGGAGACGCCGCTTTTAACTTTCATCTTCTAAAAGCTCTTCTTTGTCTGTTGGAAATGCTGATTTCATGGCTGCCCGCTTAACTCCGTCGTTAATCAGTCACAATAACAAAATAGTAAGTGAGGTTCTGGATGTAGATATGACGTGGTAACAAGGGCTTTTTGTCAAAGACGCTGATGGGATTGTTTCACTATtatgttgcatttattttatgcaTATTGAGTGCAGGGGCAGCTTCCTACTCAGGCAGTGGACTTTATGTGTGCATGTTGTCGTGTCTGTGAGGAGAAGTCACTGGGCCACGGTTACTGGGTTGGATCTCCTCCAGGCAGCGGGGTTTGGCTGTTTCTCTTCACATTTTGGGGGTCACAGAGCAtgatggaggggtggagtgggAGTACATTATCCTCCTCCTTCAGAGTTCCTGGGTTttccaaatgtgtgtgtgtttgcacgaaTGAGTGTGTGTTCTCCATAGGCTGCTCTTGGGTTGCTAAGCAACCCTGTGTCTGCACATTGAAGTGGGGGTGGGAAGGGAGAGAAGCACCAGGtcaacagagacagacactCACAAGCATCGCTGCGTCTGATTGGACACATCGGTGCTCCTGATGAATGATGCTGATCGTTATCACGCGGACCGGCTGTAGGCCTGAATTGTGTCGGGGTCTCAAAGTCCACTCCCTCTACAGATGTCAATTTACTGTGCTGGGGATTCTGCTTTTTATCCTcttaagagagagaaagggaattTTGGCCAGTGTTAGTTTTgttctaatatttttttttacatgtttttcaatGTATATAAAAGAATTGTACTATACTCCCTTATCACTTCCCTCTCATATGCAATCAGCTGTGATGGCGGGAACTGTACTAGCCCAAAAATAGGATTCTCAAAGACGAAGACACCatggctgcatcccaaagctcttaattttcgtttcctcgctcctcgatcctcgcttgaaccggaagttgttctggtgcgccattttgaagaccgtcccaaagcccttatttgtgcatcgaggagcgaggatcgaggatcgaggaggcttgccggaggagctgtgagcgaggatacaccagtgtatcctgcacggaagtcttttgccgaccgacacgcccccttattggatatcagttactgattggacgctgctgccgatcagactgatctgataactttacctctcagcatcactgagtttcataccggagtgaagacagatcatagattaaacgttttatagtttagttgtcttctgattcaccatctagttataatctgtgttaactgaagctctgaacagcagcagaaggacctgcagtatctctccttcacacaccgtcagtgaagcagcctgacactgagaggggtttataatacCAGATAaattgacttaaaataactttctgcatttcttagaatgatttttcttttcatgatctgttatttcccccattaacttttattaatgaaactattaaagtcagagagaaaaggagagtctgtctgtcagcaacaaacaccttttacatcatttatcttcatttccattcagtcacatgaggctgatgattcctgaacgtcgggtttgatatgagttacatcatttacattttccctttagcacaataaataatgtccagtgttcaaaaaacaccatagtcatattctgggttattaaataattaactcacaaccagaatatcaataactacagactctaataatgaataaatagtataaagagcacttgtctttattagtattagtacagttcagacataaacagctgttaaagctgactgacagctgatccagttgtgatcagctgctgctgtcatcagaaatggacttcgcttcacgtgacgcttcagaggaaacgaccgtcccatgtcgcttaaatcgtatttcctcgtttcctctctcctcgcatggtttccttgcgtctctccatgcttccctggtgggagggactaagacgcaaggatgagacgcaagtgagggaaacagggatgcaattaagagctttgggatgcagcccaTGTTTCCAAGGATGGTCACAAGAATTGATTTCTGTCATACATTTGGAAAACttcattttttaaacttaaagggtccttattgtaaaaagtgagatttccatgtctgtTTTTTGATAATATAGCAGATTTAattgctgtataaatactgtgaaagtataaaaataactcaatccacggagaaatacacacagctcgtgtccagaaactgtgcctttgaaacaagcaaatatgtacaataaatatagACCATTGCacagaatgtaaacattctaaatgtgtctcagtttatttccggttgcagtgtattggtgccttcaaatggggtcgtgtttactgtgttcacgAAAAGAGTCCACATGAACGCCcacctcttgtggtattcacgaccttgtAGGTGggaagtttctgaaagctccgagttcatgagttgtgacgtgtttgttgacgttgtcagaaatggtggagACCATTGAAGTTCATTTTAcggtacataataagttaatatattgtcattttagtcgtatattgtttttcttcataattttgtaatatgtctgaggaaaatgttgatattcccagcagcctcatctttttcctctgtcattatgcctttgcatttactgcattatgttagcCACTTGccagcttgctaaattgttagcctatgtggcttctagacgccgacagtaacgttaatattgccgttgcttagcagcggtgtttttcacgacttaaccactttgaacgccaagcatattatgtacacgacttcccagcTTGTATTCACAAGTTCATGAGTTTCATTTGAGGGCACCATAAGTGAATGacaatcagctgacaggaagtaaacatggatccaagctgttgcctagcaacacgtttctgttgcagttccattgaaatgcctTAAAATGGAGCGTTAGAGACAGTGGATAAATACAGGCAtaatcagacagacagtatgaggaaaataaggggctttttgaacattacggcatgtaaacatgttctggtagaaacataaagtacaagtatgaacctgaaaatgagcatgatatggaacctttaaacaATCAGTCTACATGGGACAATTCTGGGTACCTCTTGTGTATTATGAGGCAAAATGAATGTGGGTTGAATTATGGCTTTTTGATACCAATCTGAGATGACTTGCTTTTGTTTATCACTATTAACAGAGGTTAATAGTTAAACATGTTAGTTATAGTTCCTCCTGTGCACACgtaaatatttaatttcttaAGTTCTGGGATAAAcattgatttcattttttttttttttaaatccttttgtttatttaaagggTCAGAGCTATTTGATtgtctttttaaatttttgtcCTGTTTTCTCAGTAACTCCTCCCATTTCACTAGAAAATCAAGACCCAGCAATCAGGACATTACATCTTTCCCTCAACTAAGAGTATTGTGTCTTAAAACATAAAAAGTTGGTTGTGGTGATTAAATGTAAGACCAAATGAAGATTCTCCACCAGTGTCCCCACCGTCTCTACTGCAGGACACAACGCAGCTCAGATTCACCCCCAGGGCATTGGGTCCAAGTTGGGGATAGGTGGTAGTCACGCTCCACTGTCACCAAGGTAACAGGACCGGTCCCGAGGCCAAGTCTTCACGGCTGAATGGCAGACAGACCATGAGTCTGCCGTCTCACAGACCCAGGGTCAGGAGACGGCAGGTTAACGAGGACAAGCTGCAGTGGATTTACTGTACCTGGAAAAACCTGCCACATGCAGGGTGATGACGGTGATTACTGTGTTAAAGTGATTACTATGATGATGAGGATTTcacagtgtgagagagagggcagTTAGAGAGTCTGGCTGATGATGTCTGAGCTTCTCTTTACTGTGCCTCCTTTCAGTAAGAGCTTATTTTGTCTACCATAAAAATTGGATTTTAGGACATtgaaattggatttttttttaaaacttggtGTAATATCTGAACAGCTGTTGATCACTtaaggcaggggtcagcaacctgcagctccggagccacatgcgtctctttagctcctctccagtggctcccaatggatttttaaaaatggaaatgaataactgttgtatttatcattgttgtaggtttaATTTacgatggtacgacggagtattagggccacgttgaggaaaaaaaaaaaaaatctgagatttcgagaagaaagtcgtaatattttacgagaataaagtcaaaggtttacgagaaaaaaaattgtagtattatgagaataaagtaataatattataaagtagtaattttacgtgttattttctttttttctcgtaaagttatgacttcattctcttaatattacgactttttttcttgtttagttatgacttaattttcgtaatattacgacttttttctcgtaaagttaagactttattctggaaatctcagatgttttttccctcaatgtggccctaatactccgtagtacatttgcactttggccctcactgcattagacttatatactatatacttagactataaactgtgttaccttcatcacaatgctcaaatgttttgcggctccaaacagattttattttttttttttggcctaaaatggctcttttgatagtaaaggttgccgacccctgaaCTAATGTATTCATTagattgtttttatgttgtgCAAACTCCTCAGGGAGCATTTTAAtcttacataaataaaaataaaaaatgggcCTACCTAAAGGGTTATtttaccaacaaaaaaaaaatctgatggcACACAAATACAATGGGGTACAGTtttgttgttaaaaaaacaaacagtttgagctttttgatttgttttttagcCTGAAATGGTTTGGTTCAGTCCCATTTCCCTCATGATGAACCCACTGTGTCCCAGCAGCAGGAAGCTACCTGCCAGCACCACGTACAGACAGACATAGCTGGCAGCTGGTAAAGAAAGATGAACATTTAGCAAGCTAAAGTAGATGTGTTTCATCCCGTGTGTTGGTGGAGGACAAGCCAGAGTTAAAAGGTCAGTGAATACTGTACTTAACATATCCACTATTCATCCAGACGCACTGTGGCTGAACGTTAACACAGCTAGCTACGTTACTAGGCAACAGCTAGATAAGTTACTAGGCAACTGTTATCTAGCTGAGTTACTAGGCAACTGTTAGCTAGCACTGTTAGCCATAGCAATGCTAGACGGCTAAAATGTGTCAAGACGGTTTTTGTTATCGTTTTTCTGCCCCAAAGCCTACCTTAAGTAATAGTTATTTCTGTTAACGTTAGTGTATGTATTACTAATTGCCTCTGTATAGCTCTCTATGGGTTGAATATGTCCGGTAATGTTTCTTATGGTTAGCTTCAATGCTAATCAGTGACGTCACAGCAGGTGTTCTCCATCAACCTGAAGAGAGGTGAAGAGTTCAACACTACCAAGAGATGGACATACTGTAAGACATATTGTAGGACCTAGACCTTATACTTTTAATGATTggatattgtgtatttgtgtctatTTTTATGCTTTGTCATGATACTGTTTTTTAcctatttttttcttgtttaagTGGAATTGTGTGAATATCTTTAGTTATTGATTAAtctatattttttctttaaaggtcccatattgtaaaaagtgtttTCAggttcttttatattataaaactggtttaagtgctatataaatactgttaaactatcaaaacgctcaatatatggagaaacacacacacacagcctgtattcagaaattgtgcgtttgaaagccgttaggatttctgtccatttgtgatgtcacaaatatacaatatttagaccattacatggttttaaatgtaaacattctaaatgtgtcccagtttatttcctgttgcagtgtatgtaaataacatcagctgacaggaagtaaacatggacccaaactgttgcctagcaacgcaattcctttGCAATCCCGTTGAAAAGCAccaaaacggagcgttttaTACAGAGCATgaatattcaggcagacagtatgaggaaaataaagttttttttttttttaacattacagcatgtaaacatgttctagtagaaacacaaaatacaagtaagaacctgaaaatgagcatgatatgggacctttaatgtcttCAAACTGCTCAGTTTGTCTGATCAACGTTCAAtgttattttcactgtacaaacatagtagttttaaggccaaccatgttgtcttttcctaaacctaactatagtggttttattgcctgaacctaagcaagtgtttttgtttacttcacaacattaagctcGTATTTACTGCCATCGAAAAGTGacaccgaggggtctgacaaagcgtagagttgggatgagaacgcgcTGACATAGACCAGTAGATATGAAAGAACGTCAAAGAATagtgaaaacaataaaaacataagtATTGTGTctcacctctccctctctgctttgGGTCCGATCTTACACTGATGGGAGGTAAACACCGAAACCTTATGGGTTTATAGATTTAACCAGAGGGGGGTTTTGGTGGCATATGGTGAATAGGTGGAGATGTGCAGGTAGAACAGTAGCTATATATGGGGAACAGTGGGTGGGCTTAGGGGAGCTTTGTGGTGGATGTTCGGCTGGCAGGGGGCAGTTAGAAGGGCAGATATGGCAGTGGAGCATTGCCCATCGTTGGTTAGTCGTGGGTGGGGGAGGGCAATGCTGGCAGTCTTGGAGTAAGTCAGATAAACAGCTCTTCTTGTTCCCTGCTGTGGGGGGGTTTAAAGCCTGGTGGCAGACAGCCAGCACCAGTGATGGCACCAACTGTCACTGGCAGCCCCTCACTCTCTGACTGacgcctctgtgtgtgtgtgtgtatgttggtgTGTGAGTTTAAGTATTGCTCTTACAGTCAGTAGTCATTACTGATCCcttttaagctaagctaaccgactGTTGGCGGTATaatcatatttaacagacagatatgagagtgatcCTCTCATCGAACTTGCAACAAGAAAGCGAAAAAGCTTATTTTCCACAATTCCCAGAAGTTATAAAGAAATTCATAGAACGATATCATGATATGATACAGCTCTAAGTTGATAGACGGTAATTGAATTATCCCTCAGCCCTACCTAGAAGAGGTTCTGCTGTGTATTAAAACTGTGTGTTAGTCGTCTCTTTGCTAATTGAACTATGTCTCCAGGTAATTCCTctagtagtcactgtgctgtggTTCATATTCAGCACTCAGTCAAGTGAAACA from Sebastes fasciatus isolate fSebFas1 chromosome 10, fSebFas1.pri, whole genome shotgun sequence carries:
- the LOC141775441 gene encoding uncharacterized protein LOC141775441 codes for the protein MAVHRGQGRGVYSGSHIVPHLSLEANHRVRQRCQSIVCIKTSLKQRTMECVRSAFHAQLATVMDSLLAAAVCEIAKIFEGSLCEQQAELAQKTEEISVLRGKLEKVERRQKAKGGGSEEGEMSSGDSRQQTLTGSGLNVGKDMSSHSDPMEGLRQSLSGLKEEVNGQDGASVKHERTGSRPTLGSVAVQVPEGSLAAGDQRPMDALTATQAKAKLSHWDQGSGDHRSLQDQASAPFLSISQSGRCSPRPDPSLAQPGEWLPGLDATRGGVSSLDNLQAEGTSCSGPASSSTGTDAPCFRPGFGSDETSNEDDDSSFPFLDQEPENHNSNQNLVQGQGVGQRGARQVQPQAPSGESSWRPRDDRGGRGPINHTRRVTTFVNRDPLRPQSNSQSLTLRHTNTLSHPPAPSGGNGRPYTCPYCTKCFTYPSHQRRHLLRHTGVRLHPCQFCDKSFLTPSELTVHTRTHTGERPFGCAQCGKRFARSGNLRAHQRDVHMGKRPFACTECGKRFAHRGNLRVHNHRVHQGDPYYMDDQQEPDIGPNPI